In the genome of Ignavibacteriales bacterium, one region contains:
- a CDS encoding methylmalonyl-CoA mutase family protein, translating to MIENEYSKRRKEYDVKAASSKNTGMKFTTVSGKDVNVLYGPDDIENINYLSEIGFPGEYPYTRGIHANGYRGKIWTMRQFAGFGSPEDTNQRFHYLLNHGQTGLSVAFDLPTLMGWDADAPLSEGEVGICGVSISSLEDMEILFNKIPLDKVSTSMTINSPAAIIFAFYLAVAQKQGVAFKDLRGTLQNDILKEYIAQKEYIYPPHPSMRIIVDMIEYCTKEVPQWNPVSVSGYHIREAGSTSVQELAYTLADGFAYIEACIERGMDVDDFAPRISFFFNSHLDFFEEIAKFRAARKIFAKRMKEKYGAKNPRSWWLRFHTQTAGCTLTAQQPENNIIRTAFQALAGVLGGTQSLHTNSMDETLALPSEKAVKIALRTQQLIAYETGVINTVDPLGGSYYVEALTDKMEKEANEIFDQIDSLGGVIPAIEAGYFQKEIADAAYRYQKEVERKEKFIVGVNEFIEKDEKIDIPILTISPEVEIMQKKRLAALRQSRNQQAVKDSLASIKSAGRDGKNLMPEFINASSNYVTLGEMIGELKEVFGIYEETAVF from the coding sequence ATGATCGAAAACGAATATTCTAAAAGAAGAAAAGAATATGATGTAAAAGCTGCTTCATCCAAAAATACCGGGATGAAATTCACAACAGTAAGCGGAAAAGATGTTAACGTACTTTATGGTCCCGATGATATAGAAAATATTAATTATCTGAGTGAGATCGGATTTCCGGGTGAATATCCTTATACACGCGGAATACATGCAAATGGTTACCGCGGTAAGATCTGGACGATGCGTCAGTTTGCGGGGTTTGGTTCCCCTGAAGATACCAATCAAAGATTTCATTACTTGTTGAATCATGGTCAAACGGGATTATCAGTTGCATTCGATCTTCCAACATTAATGGGTTGGGATGCTGATGCACCTTTAAGTGAAGGTGAAGTTGGGATATGCGGTGTTTCAATTTCTTCACTTGAGGATATGGAAATACTTTTCAATAAAATTCCTCTTGATAAAGTTTCAACATCAATGACGATCAATTCTCCTGCGGCAATAATCTTTGCGTTCTATCTTGCAGTTGCACAAAAACAGGGAGTAGCATTTAAAGACCTTAGAGGAACTTTACAAAATGATATCCTTAAAGAGTACATTGCGCAAAAAGAATATATCTATCCACCTCATCCTTCAATGAGAATTATTGTAGATATGATCGAGTACTGTACAAAAGAAGTTCCGCAATGGAATCCTGTTTCAGTTAGCGGTTATCATATACGTGAAGCAGGTTCAACTTCAGTACAGGAATTAGCTTACACACTTGCAGATGGATTTGCTTATATCGAAGCCTGTATTGAAAGAGGAATGGATGTAGATGATTTTGCACCCAGGATTTCATTTTTCTTTAATTCACATCTCGACTTTTTTGAAGAGATAGCAAAGTTCCGGGCAGCAAGGAAAATTTTTGCAAAACGAATGAAAGAAAAATACGGTGCAAAAAATCCAAGAAGCTGGTGGTTAAGATTTCATACTCAAACTGCGGGTTGCACATTAACCGCTCAGCAACCTGAGAACAATATTATCAGAACAGCATTCCAGGCATTAGCCGGAGTACTTGGAGGCACACAATCGCTTCACACAAATTCAATGGATGAAACACTCGCTTTACCAAGTGAAAAAGCTGTTAAGATAGCATTGCGTACACAACAATTAATTGCTTATGAAACGGGAGTGATAAACACTGTTGATCCACTTGGCGGAAGTTATTATGTAGAGGCGTTAACAGATAAAATGGAGAAAGAAGCAAATGAAATTTTTGATCAGATAGATTCACTTGGCGGAGTTATACCCGCAATTGAAGCAGGTTATTTCCAGAAAGAAATTGCTGATGCCGCTTACAGGTATCAGAAGGAAGTTGAAAGAAAAGAAAAATTTATAGTTGGTGTTAATGAGTTTATCGAAAAAGATGAAAAGATAGATATCCCCATTCTCACAATTTCGCCGGAAGTAGAAATTATGCAGAAAAAAAGACTTGCTGCATTACGGCAGAGCAGAAACCAGCAAGCTGTTAAGGATAGCCTTGCTTCAATTAAATCAGCAGGTAGAGATGGAAAAAATCTTATGCCTGAATTCATCAATGCATCAAGCAATTATGTAACACTTGGTGAAATGATTGGTGAACTAAAAGAAGTGTTCGGTATTTACGAAGAAACGGCGGTGTTCTGA
- the mutL gene encoding DNA mismatch repair endonuclease MutL — translation MNSKIQILPENLANKIAAGEVVQRPESVVKELIENAIDADAKLIEVMIKRAGKVLIQVSDDGTGMTEEDCVLCIQKHATSKIKSYNDLEAIKTLGFRGEALSSIAAVSQFEIRSETREQELGTLVKIDEQGTIVKEKGSFPKGTTVTIKNLFYNTPARRNFLKTDATELKHIIDTFNKIALSHPEISFKFYNDDEVIFNHTAGSLEDRIATVFADNMMDALIPVEERTEFLSVYGYIGKPSMLRKSKGEQYLFLNNRYIVSKQINHAVFTAYENILEKGDYPFFIIFLQLDPSKVDVNVHPSKLEIRFENEKDIYNFVLAVIRKSLGSHDLVPSLEFSHTENEVEKLGFNPFNKVESRDFSDRPNFNTQKNYSRTSFSDKDIDLIFNSIPDTIERNKDTESIPGPFDLPESRVLQHTPTRTESLRTDAVSPVFIVQLHNKYILSQIKTGLMIIDQHVAHERILYEKALRRIETNLPFSQQLIFPITMQVDPATMALIKELNSFLTRLGFELKFFSMNTVVIEGVPDDVKKGSEELILKEILDEYLTNQREKKMEETDNIAKSYSCKTAIKAGDVLSDREMRTLIDQLFATSMPYVCPHGRPIVVKISMDEFDRRFGRT, via the coding sequence ATGAATTCTAAAATTCAGATATTACCCGAAAACCTTGCAAACAAAATTGCTGCCGGAGAAGTAGTTCAACGTCCTGAATCAGTTGTCAAAGAGTTGATTGAAAATGCAATTGATGCTGATGCAAAACTGATTGAAGTTATGATCAAGCGTGCAGGCAAAGTTCTTATTCAGGTTAGTGATGATGGGACAGGAATGACTGAAGAAGATTGCGTATTGTGCATTCAGAAACATGCAACGAGCAAAATAAAATCATACAATGATCTTGAAGCAATAAAAACATTAGGCTTTCGTGGTGAAGCGTTAAGTTCAATTGCCGCTGTAAGCCAGTTTGAAATAAGATCAGAAACACGTGAGCAGGAATTAGGTACGCTTGTAAAGATTGACGAACAGGGAACGATAGTAAAAGAAAAAGGGTCATTCCCAAAAGGCACAACTGTAACGATTAAAAATTTATTTTATAACACCCCGGCACGTAGAAATTTTTTAAAAACAGATGCGACAGAATTAAAACATATCATTGATACATTCAACAAAATTGCGCTTAGCCATCCGGAAATTTCTTTTAAATTTTATAATGATGATGAAGTAATATTCAATCATACTGCAGGCAGTCTTGAAGACAGAATAGCCACAGTATTTGCTGATAATATGATGGATGCACTAATCCCTGTTGAAGAGCGAACCGAATTCCTCTCTGTTTACGGTTACATAGGCAAACCATCTATGTTAAGAAAAAGTAAAGGAGAACAATATCTTTTTCTGAACAACAGGTATATTGTAAGTAAACAAATTAATCATGCCGTATTTACGGCTTACGAGAACATTCTTGAAAAAGGTGATTACCCTTTCTTCATAATTTTTCTTCAGCTTGATCCTTCAAAAGTTGATGTGAATGTCCATCCTTCAAAACTTGAAATACGTTTCGAGAATGAAAAAGATATTTACAATTTTGTTCTTGCAGTGATAAGAAAAAGTCTTGGTTCACATGATCTTGTGCCTTCACTGGAATTTTCTCATACAGAAAATGAAGTGGAAAAACTAGGTTTTAATCCGTTTAATAAAGTTGAATCAAGAGACTTTTCTGACAGACCAAATTTTAATACACAAAAAAATTATTCCCGTACAAGTTTTTCTGATAAGGATATTGATTTAATCTTCAACTCAATACCTGATACAATTGAAAGAAACAAAGATACTGAATCAATTCCGGGACCTTTTGATTTACCGGAAAGCAGAGTCTTACAGCATACTCCTACCCGGACAGAGTCCCTTAGAACTGATGCTGTATCACCGGTTTTTATTGTTCAACTTCACAACAAGTATATTTTATCTCAAATAAAAACCGGGTTGATGATAATCGATCAGCACGTTGCACATGAAAGAATACTTTATGAAAAAGCTTTACGACGAATCGAAACAAATCTTCCGTTCTCCCAGCAATTAATTTTTCCAATTACAATGCAGGTTGACCCCGCAACTATGGCTTTGATAAAAGAGCTAAACTCATTCTTAACGAGATTGGGATTTGAATTAAAATTCTTCAGCATGAACACTGTTGTAATTGAAGGTGTTCCCGATGATGTTAAAAAAGGTTCTGAAGAATTAATTCTTAAAGAAATTCTTGATGAGTATCTTACAAATCAAAGAGAGAAAAAAATGGAAGAGACCGACAACATTGCAAAATCATACTCATGTAAAACCGCGATTAAAGCAGGCGATGTTTTATCGGATCGTGAAATGCGCACATTGATAGACCAACTATTTGCTACATCTATGCCGTACGTGTGTCCGCACGGTCGTCCTATAGTAGTGAAAATATCAATGGATGAATTTGACAGACGCTTCGGCAGAACATAA
- a CDS encoding dihydrofolate reductase codes for MKVIIISAIAQNGVIGKASGEMPWNVKEEFKHFKDTTYGHPVVMGRKTFNTLGKPLKGRLNIVVTRQNDFLQQTDELKFFRTLEDAIDFLSNSKFEKIFIIGGGEIYRQAITFADEMILSYMKFSAEGEVHFPEINEKEWTKELIGNAEQFDIYKYVRKIA; via the coding sequence TTGAAAGTTATAATCATATCTGCAATTGCTCAGAATGGTGTAATAGGTAAAGCGAGCGGTGAAATGCCATGGAATGTCAAAGAAGAGTTCAAACATTTTAAGGATACTACATATGGTCACCCTGTCGTAATGGGACGAAAAACTTTTAACACTTTGGGTAAACCTCTCAAAGGAAGATTGAACATAGTAGTAACAAGACAAAATGATTTTCTTCAACAGACTGATGAATTGAAATTTTTCAGAACTCTTGAAGATGCAATTGATTTTCTCAGTAATTCGAAATTTGAAAAGATATTTATAATAGGAGGCGGAGAAATATACAGACAGGCTATTACATTTGCCGATGAAATGATTTTATCATATATGAAATTTTCAGCAGAAGGTGAAGTACACTTCCCGGAAATAAATGAAAAAGAATGGACCAAAGAATTGATAGGAAATGCAGAACAGTTTGATATTTATAAGTATGTACGAAAGATTGCATGA
- the thyA gene encoding thymidylate synthase → MQQYLDLVKLVINNGVRKSSRTGIDTISYFSAFYRVDLSLGFPLLTTKKMEWKSLLNEVLWYLSGDHHIRNLRQHTKIWDAWADDEGRLQTAYGRFWRRFPVPESKSVLDGEVYVNDSHPFVKKEGNGSLTFDQVGWVINEIKKNPDSRRLVISAWNPANAVISKLPPCHYTFAFNVSKGKLNCHLTQRSGDIALGIPFNLAAYSLLTQIIAQEVGLEPGFFAHTIIDAHIYVADKGTPQEKFDHLEGLKEQLKRTPMQLPQLKIAKKPIDELKFEDFELINYNHLEKIKFEVAV, encoded by the coding sequence ATGCAGCAGTACCTTGATCTTGTAAAACTTGTTATTAATAATGGAGTAAGAAAAAGTTCCAGGACCGGGATTGATACCATTTCATATTTTTCTGCTTTTTACAGAGTAGATCTTTCACTTGGATTTCCGCTTCTAACGACAAAAAAAATGGAATGGAAATCTTTGCTGAATGAAGTGTTGTGGTACTTATCCGGCGATCATCATATCAGGAATTTAAGACAGCATACAAAAATCTGGGATGCCTGGGCTGATGATGAAGGAAGATTACAAACAGCTTATGGCAGATTCTGGAGAAGATTTCCTGTTCCGGAAAGTAAATCAGTTCTTGATGGAGAAGTTTATGTAAATGATTCTCATCCTTTCGTGAAAAAAGAGGGAAATGGTTCACTGACATTTGACCAGGTAGGCTGGGTAATTAATGAAATAAAAAAAAATCCGGACTCAAGAAGATTAGTTATCTCCGCATGGAATCCGGCAAATGCAGTAATAAGTAAACTTCCACCTTGTCATTATACTTTTGCTTTTAATGTTTCAAAGGGAAAATTAAATTGTCATCTAACCCAACGTTCAGGTGATATTGCTCTTGGAATTCCTTTTAATCTTGCTGCATATTCTTTATTAACACAGATCATTGCTCAGGAAGTTGGACTTGAACCTGGATTTTTTGCTCACACTATTATTGATGCTCATATTTATGTTGCTGACAAAGGAACCCCGCAGGAAAAATTTGATCATCTTGAAGGATTAAAAGAACAACTAAAAAGAACTCCGATGCAGCTTCCTCAATTAAAGATAGCTAAGAAACCGATTGATGAATTAAAGTTTGAAGATTTTGAATTGATAAACTATAATCACCTTGAAAAAATTAAATTCGAGGTTGCTGTTTGA
- a CDS encoding glycerate kinase, giving the protein MKKVLIAPNSFKGCASSIEVAKLLEKYLSLNQNLKIDSCPISDGGDGFLKVCAQKYDLEMLTYRITTPYDESTFDVQVGYQKELKTIYIESAKVLGLSIIPLEFRKVIKLSSKGMGELLHQIFMDIDENKLEVEQIIVGIGGTGINDLGLGMCSQFGLQLFDHFGQRLKIVPEEFYRVARIDISEISSVCKITCILDVENQLQGKSGATHKFAKQKGASPGEISVMEMGFSKIINLLQSNNISGIPDVLFGAGGGLAAGFQIFLNADCQQSNEFIINRILNGCVNNQYDYVITGEGKFDDQSLLGKGAYSVIKTFHDKTNSIFLCSGIVDPDMKAMLPSNVKTMQLLDFFTNESESILNFESGIQKACEIILKDMDS; this is encoded by the coding sequence ATGAAAAAAGTTCTCATTGCCCCAAATAGTTTTAAAGGATGTGCATCATCTATAGAAGTAGCAAAATTACTTGAAAAGTATTTAAGTCTAAATCAGAATTTAAAAATTGACTCGTGTCCAATCTCGGACGGGGGCGATGGTTTCCTGAAAGTTTGTGCACAAAAGTATGATTTAGAAATGTTGACTTATCGTATTACAACCCCTTATGATGAATCAACATTTGATGTTCAGGTCGGATATCAAAAAGAATTAAAGACTATTTACATTGAATCCGCAAAAGTTCTTGGACTCTCCATAATTCCTCTTGAATTTAGAAAGGTGATAAAACTTTCTTCGAAAGGAATGGGGGAATTACTTCATCAAATATTTATGGATATTGATGAAAATAAATTAGAAGTGGAACAGATTATCGTAGGAATCGGGGGAACCGGGATAAATGATCTTGGCTTGGGGATGTGCTCCCAATTTGGTCTCCAGCTATTCGATCATTTTGGTCAAAGGCTTAAAATTGTTCCGGAGGAATTTTATAGAGTTGCCCGGATAGATATTTCAGAGATTTCATCAGTTTGTAAAATTACTTGTATTCTTGATGTCGAAAACCAACTACAGGGAAAATCCGGTGCAACACATAAATTCGCCAAACAAAAAGGTGCAAGTCCGGGTGAGATTTCAGTTATGGAAATGGGCTTTAGTAAAATCATTAACTTATTACAAAGTAATAATATATCAGGTATACCTGATGTGCTATTTGGTGCCGGAGGAGGTTTAGCTGCTGGATTTCAGATTTTTTTAAATGCTGATTGCCAACAATCAAATGAGTTTATTATAAATAGAATCCTCAATGGTTGTGTGAATAACCAGTACGACTATGTTATTACCGGAGAAGGGAAATTCGATGATCAATCTTTGCTTGGGAAAGGAGCATATTCAGTGATTAAAACTTTCCACGATAAAACCAATAGTATTTTTTTATGCTCCGGTATTGTCGACCCTGATATGAAAGCAATGTTACCTTCAAATGTGAAAACCATGCAGTTGCTTGATTTTTTTACAAACGAGTCTGAGTCAATTCTAAATTTTGAATCCGGAATACAGAAAGCTTGTGAAATCATCTTAAAAGATATGGATTCATAG
- a CDS encoding glycosyltransferase family 9 protein: MPQLRILICRPDRIGDVVLSTHLPREIKAERPDSFVAMLVREETKDIFLNNPNVDAIITLNENGSPKRFWKLAKEIIGYKFTRAFMLLPDERINWILFFSLIPIRIGVGHKLYQFLSFSKYVDRMKYTENRHEADYCSDMLRKIGIETKSNNPEIFLSPEEIQQASDFRNSLHKGKRIIGVNSTSGGSTANLSVNEYQKLIIKLSKDENVQAVVTDYNVPQEIDELPGVLYPVRNTSLRKLIITIASLDVLISASTGPMHVAAALKIPTLPVFCPLPACSPELWGPLGNNSKIIFPEKDYCQIKCPGDPKKCKFEGEGGIDHTLILKALPEMLSALKV, from the coding sequence ATGCCTCAATTAAGAATTTTAATATGCAGACCTGACAGGATTGGCGACGTTGTTTTATCGACGCATCTACCGAGAGAAATCAAAGCAGAAAGACCTGATAGTTTTGTTGCAATGTTAGTTAGAGAGGAAACAAAAGATATATTCCTGAACAATCCCAATGTAGATGCTATAATAACATTAAATGAAAATGGTTCCCCGAAAAGATTTTGGAAATTAGCAAAAGAAATAATCGGTTATAAGTTTACTCGCGCATTTATGCTTTTGCCGGATGAAAGAATTAACTGGATTTTATTTTTCAGTTTGATTCCAATCAGGATAGGCGTGGGTCATAAACTCTATCAGTTCCTGTCATTCAGTAAATATGTTGACAGAATGAAGTATACCGAAAACCGACACGAAGCTGACTATTGTTCTGATATGCTGCGGAAAATAGGAATTGAGACAAAGTCTAATAATCCTGAAATATTTTTATCACCCGAAGAAATACAACAAGCATCTGACTTTCGAAACTCTCTGCACAAAGGAAAAAGAATTATAGGTGTTAATTCAACCAGCGGCGGCTCAACAGCAAACCTTTCTGTGAATGAATATCAAAAGCTGATCATAAAACTTAGTAAGGATGAAAATGTCCAGGCAGTCGTTACGGATTATAACGTACCTCAGGAGATTGATGAATTACCTGGGGTTTTGTATCCTGTCAGGAATACCTCATTGAGAAAATTAATTATTACAATAGCTTCCCTTGATGTGCTTATTTCAGCAAGCACTGGACCAATGCATGTTGCAGCAGCACTTAAGATCCCCACACTTCCAGTATTTTGTCCTCTTCCTGCTTGTTCACCTGAACTCTGGGGTCCGCTAGGTAACAATTCAAAAATAATTTTTCCTGAAAAAGATTATTGCCAGATTAAATGTCCGGGAGATCCTAAAAAATGTAAGTTTGAAGGTGAAGGAGGTATAGATCACACTCTTATTCTCAAAGCCTTACCTGAAATGTTATCTGCTCTAAAAGTATAA
- a CDS encoding glycosyltransferase, producing MQKNIIIISSGHPSMDERIFWKFGLSLSGNGYKVQITTSVEELHIVKENITINSFDGLNITKREKINRFFSIIKEFDADLVICCEPLPILAAHKFRKIKRSCKIISDITEWYPFRSHYQDYSGLKKIIMYLGHYLFNIYVSNLTDHMIISERLKAKPYGIFAPLKKQAIIGHFPPKSFFNYYPVTFKKDKITLCFAGTFLEERGFYRVVRLTNLLADKFCDFKIILLLIGNFENDYDKNRFHQIHLQKNIVIKIKERVDYKLYSEQLSEADICIDLRSKTKMRDKSIPIKIFDYMACGKPVIFSNVKAFDDFPEILEFGHLVEPDDYESIITIIEKYFSDPRLLSEHSYNARQLFENKFNWEISEKVLLKIIGDLIPA from the coding sequence ATGCAAAAGAATATAATAATAATTTCTTCAGGTCATCCTTCAATGGATGAAAGGATATTCTGGAAATTTGGATTAAGTTTATCAGGGAATGGATATAAGGTTCAGATAACAACATCGGTTGAAGAATTACATATTGTAAAAGAAAATATCACGATTAATTCATTTGACGGGCTAAATATAACCAAAAGAGAAAAGATTAACAGGTTCTTTAGTATTATTAAAGAGTTTGATGCTGACCTCGTAATATGCTGTGAACCGCTGCCGATATTAGCAGCGCATAAGTTCAGAAAAATTAAACGTTCCTGTAAAATTATTTCTGATATAACAGAGTGGTACCCATTTAGGAGTCATTACCAGGATTACTCAGGCTTAAAAAAAATTATTATGTATTTGGGACATTATCTGTTTAACATTTATGTATCAAATCTTACCGATCACATGATAATTTCAGAAAGATTAAAAGCAAAACCTTATGGAATTTTTGCGCCTTTAAAAAAACAGGCTATTATTGGTCACTTTCCACCAAAATCTTTTTTTAATTATTACCCGGTAACTTTTAAAAAAGATAAAATCACACTTTGTTTTGCAGGAACATTTTTAGAAGAGAGGGGTTTTTACAGGGTGGTTCGGCTCACTAACCTTTTAGCTGATAAATTTTGTGATTTCAAAATTATTCTTCTCCTCATTGGTAATTTTGAAAATGATTATGACAAAAATCGTTTTCATCAAATACACCTGCAAAAAAATATTGTAATAAAAATTAAAGAAAGAGTTGATTATAAACTTTATAGCGAACAGTTATCCGAAGCAGACATTTGTATTGACCTCCGTTCAAAAACTAAAATGCGTGATAAATCTATCCCAATAAAGATTTTTGATTATATGGCTTGTGGTAAACCGGTCATCTTTTCTAACGTAAAAGCATTTGATGATTTCCCGGAAATACTTGAATTCGGACACCTGGTTGAACCTGATGATTATGAGTCAATTATAACAATAATTGAAAAGTATTTTAGCGATCCTCGTTTACTTTCAGAACATTCTTATAATGCCCGTCAACTATTTGAAAATAAATTTAACTGGGAAATTAGTGAGAAGGTGTTACTAAAAATTATCGGAGATTTAATCCCTGCCTGA
- a CDS encoding glycosyltransferase family 1 protein, giving the protein MLKILHVAPQNYAGVPHSFYQMHNAMGDYSRIVTLHKNPLEFPEDICLDLPLPSSSLAKKWRKKKINDVEDRQITLAPVFRPKNLFERIYFKYSDAKRKKIIDEAINKYKLDEFDIIHYDSGLDFYRNSTQAKKWKREGKKIVCCYYGSDLRIRGLIKEMDAISDLNITSEYDHLELKKDLQYIFYPYDISELPERKYNDDGVIKIVHSPTNRQYKGTSVIISVIEKIKKEHKIEFILLEGKPRSEVLGIKSTCDISIDQVGGTMGGTGYGKAGLETLGIGIPTITNMTKNYADWLPENPFVVANNANELYNVLLELIQNATLRKEKGEAGKNWVKKYHSYESVDKRLKELYRTNQII; this is encoded by the coding sequence ATGCTTAAAATATTACACGTGGCTCCTCAAAACTATGCTGGCGTTCCTCATAGTTTTTATCAGATGCATAACGCAATGGGGGATTATTCACGTATCGTTACACTTCACAAAAATCCGCTTGAGTTTCCCGAAGACATTTGTCTTGATCTGCCTTTACCATCTTCATCATTGGCAAAAAAATGGCGAAAGAAAAAAATTAATGATGTTGAAGATAGGCAAATCACATTAGCTCCAGTATTTAGACCAAAGAATTTATTTGAAAGAATTTATTTCAAATACAGTGACGCTAAACGAAAAAAAATAATTGATGAAGCAATTAACAAGTACAAGCTCGACGAGTTTGATATCATTCATTATGATTCCGGATTGGATTTCTATCGCAACTCAACTCAGGCAAAAAAATGGAAGCGGGAAGGAAAAAAAATAGTCTGCTGTTATTACGGCAGTGATCTGAGAATCCGAGGGCTGATAAAAGAGATGGATGCAATTTCTGATCTTAACATTACTTCTGAATACGATCATCTCGAATTAAAAAAAGACCTTCAATACATTTTTTATCCGTACGATATTTCAGAACTGCCTGAAAGAAAGTATAATGACGATGGTGTTATCAAGATTGTTCATTCACCTACAAACCGCCAGTACAAAGGAACTTCAGTCATAATTTCAGTAATTGAAAAGATTAAGAAAGAACACAAGATTGAATTTATTTTACTTGAAGGTAAACCGAGAAGTGAAGTATTAGGAATAAAAAGTACTTGTGATATCTCAATCGATCAGGTTGGCGGTACCATGGGTGGAACCGGTTACGGCAAAGCTGGATTAGAGACGCTTGGAATTGGAATACCAACGATAACAAATATGACAAAAAATTATGCTGATTGGCTTCCTGAAAATCCGTTTGTAGTAGCTAACAATGCAAATGAATTATACAATGTACTTTTGGAATTAATACAGAATGCAACACTAAGAAAAGAAAAAGGTGAAGCCGGGAAAAACTGGGTTAAGAAATATCATAGCTATGAATCAGTGGACAAGAGATTGAAAGAGTTGTATCGAACAAATCAAATCATTTAA
- a CDS encoding GNAT family N-acetyltransferase, with protein MLEFYPLHSSKFSHDEWDSFVNTSDNGTIFHLRQFLNYHPKDKFKDASLVVIKENKPLALLTAAVVERDGKKVLASHPGASYGSFVYKSNLNFKEAHELIDVLLVYAKGLKVDRIQLTPPPIIYQSKYSNYIDFALVRSGFTYLKRDVSSIVQLDLDKDELLMSYRAEARTALKKAIKQNVEIVECDKFEDYYEILKKNLKMRHGVNPAHTLDELLKVKKMFPSKVRLWGAFVKGKLIAGVCNFSANPKVVLAFYISHDEDYQEYRAVNLLFYEIMKRYKEEGYKFLDFGIFTVNMEPNWGLGRFKENFGARGIFRDTLYKDL; from the coding sequence ATGTTAGAATTCTATCCTCTGCATTCATCAAAATTTTCCCATGACGAATGGGATTCATTTGTAAATACTTCAGATAACGGAACAATTTTTCATTTAAGACAATTTTTAAACTATCATCCTAAAGACAAATTTAAAGATGCCTCGCTGGTTGTGATTAAAGAAAATAAACCACTTGCATTACTAACTGCTGCTGTTGTTGAACGTGATGGTAAAAAAGTTTTAGCATCACATCCAGGTGCTTCTTACGGCAGTTTTGTTTATAAATCTAACCTGAATTTCAAAGAAGCGCATGAACTTATAGATGTGTTATTAGTTTATGCAAAAGGATTAAAAGTTGATCGCATCCAACTGACACCGCCGCCGATTATTTATCAATCGAAATATTCCAACTACATTGACTTTGCTTTGGTACGAAGCGGGTTTACATACCTTAAACGTGACGTTTCAAGTATAGTTCAACTTGACCTCGACAAAGATGAATTGCTAATGAGTTACCGTGCCGAAGCAAGAACCGCACTGAAAAAAGCAATCAAACAAAATGTTGAAATCGTCGAGTGTGATAAGTTTGAAGATTACTATGAAATCCTGAAAAAGAATTTAAAGATGCGTCATGGTGTTAACCCTGCTCATACTCTTGACGAACTTCTAAAAGTAAAAAAAATGTTTCCATCCAAGGTTAGACTTTGGGGCGCATTTGTTAAAGGTAAGTTGATCGCTGGTGTTTGCAACTTCAGTGCTAATCCAAAAGTAGTGCTCGCATTCTACATAAGTCATGATGAAGATTACCAGGAATACCGTGCGGTCAATTTATTGTTTTATGAAATCATGAAACGGTATAAAGAAGAAGGATACAAATTTCTTGACTTCGGAATTTTTACAGTGAATATGGAACCTAACTGGGGATTAGGTAGGTTCAAAGAAAATTTTGGCGCAAGAGGAATTTTCAGAGATACACTTTATAAAGATCTCTAA